From Flavobacterium sp. 102, a single genomic window includes:
- a CDS encoding ATP-binding protein: MTVKKTFPKILWLIVSSSIFFIILYFALFYYTKKAEKEVYKDSVEHFDNEIHKLLDLESKPVLVAINNDSNWDEFVNFIASKDKVWFDQTIGNELEIYDAEYLGAYDAQKNFIIRTPTPRIKTLDFIPKKAMDLLDKEGIKKFYLKIPEGIVEVTGAAIHPSDDPLKNKTKTSGYFFVVRLMDKEFFENLQHITNSKIEFLGSNVVIKEEKNKIATAFQLKDSNGKVIGQLLFQRNFEIYFENTINLLYIIIVTFFISLLVNLIYTRRLVYYPLDLIRRVLETGNKKAIKLLKESNGEFSYIGNLFEENNNQKLELITAKIKAEESDRLKSSFLANLSHEIRTPMNAINGFTDLIINTNINETEKLEYLNVIEKSGKNLVSIIDDLIEMSKIDSNQISPNYTVVNLESCVSELYETIKVTIPKKSIEFILIKSSMPAEFNIITDDIKLKQVIINLLTNAIKFTDVGMVTFGYEIDEKNEQIHFTVRDTGLGIDEQEHQNIFDRFKRVDSDVSIKVGGLGLGLAISKAYVELLGGSISLESKVGKGSTFYFSIPLKYAKVDNIMVRPVNNLEVTKSDSKLILIAEDDNINFLLFQKMMQHKNYEIIRAINGREAVEICLGNPNIDLVLMDIKMPIMTGFEAIEQIQPMRPNLPIIAQTAYSSSEDKAKIEEAGFTDYITKPLDRERLFELLTKYL, from the coding sequence ATGACCGTTAAAAAAACCTTCCCAAAAATTCTTTGGTTAATAGTTTCCTCTAGCATCTTTTTCATTATTCTTTATTTCGCCCTTTTCTATTATACAAAAAAAGCAGAAAAAGAAGTTTATAAAGATTCTGTAGAACACTTTGATAATGAAATACATAAGCTGCTTGATTTAGAGTCGAAACCTGTATTAGTTGCTATTAATAATGATTCCAATTGGGATGAGTTTGTCAATTTTATAGCATCCAAAGACAAGGTTTGGTTTGATCAAACTATTGGTAACGAATTGGAAATTTATGACGCCGAATATTTAGGAGCTTATGATGCTCAAAAAAACTTTATCATCCGTACGCCAACACCAAGAATCAAAACGTTAGATTTTATTCCGAAAAAAGCCATGGATTTGCTGGATAAAGAAGGAATAAAAAAGTTTTACCTAAAAATTCCGGAAGGAATTGTTGAAGTTACCGGCGCCGCAATTCATCCTTCTGATGATCCATTGAAAAATAAAACTAAAACTTCGGGTTACTTTTTCGTGGTTAGATTAATGGACAAAGAATTTTTTGAAAATTTACAGCATATAACGAATTCTAAGATAGAGTTTCTGGGATCTAATGTGGTGATTAAGGAAGAAAAAAACAAAATAGCTACCGCGTTTCAATTAAAAGATTCTAATGGAAAAGTAATCGGTCAACTATTGTTTCAAAGAAATTTTGAAATTTATTTCGAAAACACCATTAACTTGCTGTATATCATAATAGTTACTTTTTTTATCAGTTTGCTGGTTAATTTGATTTACACCAGAAGATTGGTTTATTATCCGTTGGATTTGATTAGAAGAGTTCTGGAAACCGGCAATAAAAAAGCCATCAAGCTGTTAAAAGAATCAAACGGTGAGTTTAGTTATATCGGGAATTTATTCGAAGAAAATAATAATCAAAAACTGGAGTTGATTACGGCCAAAATCAAAGCGGAAGAAAGCGACCGATTAAAATCGTCCTTTTTAGCCAATTTATCGCATGAAATCAGAACACCGATGAATGCCATCAATGGTTTTACGGATTTGATAATTAATACAAACATCAACGAAACGGAGAAACTGGAATATCTGAATGTGATAGAAAAGAGTGGGAAAAATTTGGTTTCCATTATTGATGATTTGATCGAAATGTCAAAAATTGATTCCAATCAAATTTCGCCCAATTATACTGTAGTCAATTTAGAATCATGCGTTAGCGAACTCTATGAAACCATTAAAGTTACCATTCCAAAAAAATCGATTGAATTTATATTGATTAAAAGTTCAATGCCGGCCGAGTTTAATATTATTACTGACGATATAAAACTGAAGCAGGTTATTATTAATTTGTTGACCAATGCTATTAAGTTTACTGATGTAGGTATGGTCACTTTTGGTTACGAAATTGATGAAAAAAATGAGCAAATTCATTTCACTGTAAGAGACACGGGTCTTGGAATTGACGAACAAGAACACCAAAATATTTTTGATCGATTCAAACGAGTTGACAGTGATGTTTCTATAAAAGTTGGTGGTTTAGGGTTAGGTTTGGCTATTTCGAAAGCTTATGTGGAGCTGCTGGGCGGAAGTATTTCCTTAGAATCTAAAGTAGGGAAAGGTTCTACTTTTTACTTTTCAATTCCGTTAAAATATGCTAAGGTTGACAATATCATGGTTAGACCGGTCAACAACCTTGAGGTCACAAAATCAGACAGCAAATTAATTTTGATAGCCGAAGATGATAATATCAATTTCTTATTGTTCCAAAAAATGATGCAGCATAAGAATTATGAAATCATCAGAGCAATAAACGGTAGGGAAGCCGTAGAAATTTGTTTGGGCAACCCTAATATTGACTTGGTTTTAATGGATATAAAAATGCCTATTATGACAGGTTTTGAAGCTATCGAACAAATCCAACCGATGCGTCCGAATTTGCCAATCATTGCACAAACAGCTTATTCTTCTTCAGAAGACAAGGCCAAAATTGAAGAAGCCGGATTTACGGATTATATTACAAAACCATTAGATAGAGAGCGATTGTTTGAATTGTTGACCAAGTATTTATAA
- a CDS encoding radical SAM protein, which yields MKDILLITPPFTQLNTPYPATAYLKGFLKTKSITAFQMDLGIEVILKMFSKEGLTTIFGSSNSQHPTPNLQRIYSLREDYVQTIDAVIDFLQGNNQTLARQICNGNFLPEASRFEQLDDMEWAFGSMGMQDKAKHLSTLYLEDLSDFIVECIDENFGFSRYAERLGRSANSFDEMYSHLQNDLTYIDKITLKILEKRLAEVQPKLVCISVPFPGNLYSAFRCAQFIKRQFPTIKVSMGGGFPNTELRDLKDKRVFEFFDFITLDDGELPVELLHHFVTSSAVEMPLKRTFLLESNLVVYKNNAIQSDYKQSEVGTPDYSDLLLDQYISVIEIANPMHSLWSDGRWNKLTMAHGCYWGKCTFCDISLDYIKLYEPIAAKILVDRMEEMIVQTGDNGFHFVDEAAPPALMREVALEILRRKLTVTWWTNIRFEKSFTFDLCFLLKASGCIAVSGGLEVASDRLLELIKKGVTVEQVAQVARNFTESGIMVHAYLMYGYPTQTVQETVDSLEMVRQLFEVGVLQSGFWHQFAMTAHSPVGMFPEEFGVIPEQNDITFANNDIEFKDKTGINHDQFSFGLKKSLFNYMHGIGFDYELQDWFDFKIPRTTINSDFIINCLEKEDFFNVKPSAKIIWLGRKPLSEIFTKSKKGSSWEMIKLVFFDKKETLEIKIEKDKGEWLVKAIDLLHVDNQKMLTFAELKTDFETQFDDFELFWYSKSFKNLREFGLLVL from the coding sequence TTGAAAGACATCCTTCTTATAACGCCACCATTTACACAACTCAATACTCCTTATCCTGCAACGGCTTATTTGAAAGGGTTTTTGAAGACCAAAAGCATTACCGCTTTTCAAATGGATTTGGGTATAGAAGTGATTTTGAAAATGTTTTCTAAAGAAGGTTTGACGACTATTTTTGGTTCCTCTAACAGTCAACATCCAACACCTAACCTTCAACGAATTTACAGTTTAAGAGAAGATTACGTTCAAACGATTGATGCTGTCATCGATTTTCTACAAGGAAATAATCAAACTTTAGCACGTCAAATTTGTAACGGTAATTTTCTGCCCGAAGCCTCAAGGTTTGAGCAATTAGACGATATGGAATGGGCATTTGGTTCGATGGGAATGCAAGACAAAGCCAAACATCTGTCTACTTTATATCTTGAAGATTTATCCGATTTTATTGTGGAATGCATTGATGAGAATTTTGGTTTTAGTCGTTATGCGGAACGATTAGGCAGAAGTGCTAATTCATTTGATGAAATGTATTCGCATTTGCAAAATGACTTGACTTATATTGATAAAATTACGCTTAAAATTCTAGAGAAAAGACTTGCTGAAGTTCAACCGAAATTAGTCTGCATTTCAGTTCCGTTTCCCGGTAATTTATACAGTGCTTTTCGTTGTGCGCAATTTATAAAGAGACAGTTTCCAACGATAAAAGTCTCCATGGGCGGTGGTTTTCCCAATACCGAACTTCGTGATTTAAAGGATAAAAGGGTTTTCGAGTTCTTTGATTTCATAACACTTGATGATGGCGAATTACCGGTGGAATTATTACACCATTTTGTCACATCGAGCGCAGTCGAGATGCCTTTAAAAAGAACTTTTCTTCTTGAAAGCAATCTAGTCGTTTATAAAAACAACGCCATACAATCCGATTACAAGCAAAGTGAAGTGGGTACACCTGATTATTCCGATTTACTTTTAGATCAATATATTTCAGTTATAGAAATCGCCAATCCGATGCACAGTTTGTGGAGTGATGGCCGATGGAATAAGCTCACCATGGCGCATGGATGTTATTGGGGTAAATGTACTTTCTGTGATATTTCTTTGGATTATATCAAATTGTACGAACCAATTGCAGCCAAAATTCTTGTCGATAGGATGGAGGAAATGATTGTCCAAACCGGCGATAACGGATTCCATTTTGTTGATGAAGCTGCGCCACCGGCTTTAATGAGAGAAGTTGCCTTAGAAATTCTTCGCCGAAAACTCACTGTGACTTGGTGGACTAATATTCGCTTTGAAAAAAGTTTCACTTTTGATTTGTGTTTTCTGCTAAAAGCCTCAGGTTGTATTGCGGTTTCAGGTGGATTGGAAGTTGCCTCTGACCGATTATTGGAACTGATAAAAAAAGGTGTAACAGTGGAACAAGTAGCCCAAGTTGCCAGAAATTTCACAGAAAGTGGCATCATGGTTCACGCTTATTTGATGTATGGTTATCCAACGCAAACAGTTCAAGAAACGGTAGATAGTTTGGAAATGGTTCGTCAATTGTTTGAAGTCGGTGTTTTGCAATCGGGTTTTTGGCATCAATTTGCCATGACAGCCCACAGCCCGGTTGGCATGTTTCCTGAAGAATTTGGGGTTATTCCGGAGCAAAACGACATTACTTTTGCTAACAATGACATTGAATTTAAAGACAAAACCGGTATCAATCACGACCAATTTAGTTTTGGGTTGAAGAAATCTTTGTTCAATTATATGCACGGCATTGGGTTCGATTATGAATTGCAGGATTGGTTTGATTTTAAAATTCCAAGAACAACTATAAATTCTGATTTTATTATTAATTGTTTGGAAAAAGAAGATTTTTTTAATGTAAAACCTTCGGCCAAAATAATTTGGTTAGGCCGAAAACCATTGTCCGAAATTTTCACTAAGTCCAAAAAAGGGAGTTCTTGGGAAATGATAAAGTTGGTTTTTTTTGACAAAAAAGAAACCTTAGAAATCAAGATAGAAAAAGACAAAGGCGAATGGCTTGTAAAAGCGATTGATTTACTTCATGTCGACAATCAGAAGATGCTTACTTTTGCAGAACTCAAAACCGATTTTGAAACACAGTTTGATGATTTTGAGTTGTTTTGGTACTCTAAGTCTTTCAAAAACCTCAGAGAATTTGGGTTATTAGTTCTTTAA